In one Agrobacterium tumefaciens genomic region, the following are encoded:
- the mazG gene encoding nucleoside triphosphate pyrophosphohydrolase, with translation MEASKDISRLIEIMQALREPETGCPWDVVQTFETIKPYTIEEAYEVADAIEREDMDDLCEELGDLLLQVVFHARIAEEKGEFAFGDVVEAVTSKMIRRHPHVFAASDADTPDSVKLQWDRIKAEEKRERAERRARRGITEDFKAGFLGGIQRSQPALTEALKLQEQAARVGFDWSDPAPILDKIEEEIAELREALAEGKPEKVSDELGDLIFALVNIGRHVKADPENALRGTNTKFRRRFNHIETSLSDSGETLQEASLERMEDLWQAAKRIERSLDTVSS, from the coding sequence ATGGAAGCCTCGAAGGATATTTCCCGCCTGATCGAGATCATGCAGGCCCTGCGCGAACCGGAGACCGGCTGCCCGTGGGATGTCGTCCAGACCTTCGAGACCATCAAGCCCTACACGATCGAAGAGGCCTATGAAGTCGCCGATGCCATCGAGCGCGAGGATATGGACGATCTCTGCGAGGAGCTGGGTGACCTGTTGCTGCAGGTGGTCTTCCATGCCCGCATCGCCGAGGAAAAAGGCGAATTCGCCTTTGGTGACGTGGTTGAGGCCGTCACCTCGAAGATGATCCGCCGCCATCCGCATGTCTTTGCCGCATCGGACGCCGATACGCCTGACAGCGTCAAGCTGCAATGGGACCGGATCAAGGCCGAGGAAAAACGCGAGCGGGCGGAGCGCCGCGCGCGCCGGGGCATTACGGAGGATTTCAAGGCGGGTTTTCTGGGCGGGATACAACGTAGCCAGCCGGCGCTGACGGAGGCCTTGAAACTACAGGAACAGGCGGCCCGCGTCGGTTTTGACTGGTCGGACCCGGCTCCCATTCTCGACAAGATCGAAGAGGAAATCGCCGAGCTGCGTGAGGCGCTGGCGGAAGGAAAACCGGAAAAGGTCTCGGATGAACTCGGCGACCTGATTTTCGCCCTCGTCAATATCGGCCGCCACGTCAAGGCCGATCCGGAAAATGCGCTGCGTGGCACCAACACGAAGTTCCGCAGGCGTTTCAACCATATAGAGACATCACTCTCTGATAGTGGCGAGACGCTTCAGGAAGCGAGCCTTGAGAGAATGGAAGACCTGTGGCAGGCGGCGAAACGCATCGAACGGTCGCTCGATACGGTTTCGTCCTGA
- a CDS encoding nucleoside deaminase, whose product MTSHTLAARLLDVIEHDILPLTARGVSLGNKVFGAAILRKSDLSLVVAETNNELENPLWHGEVHTLKRFYELGEKPNTKELIFLSTHEPCTMCMSAITWAGFDNFYSFFSHEDSRDAFAIPHDLKILKEVFGLEPGGYRRNNAFWNSYFIADLVEGEDDPLKTTLKAQTARIKAAYDDLSTSYQSSKGDNDIPLN is encoded by the coding sequence TTGACCAGCCACACCCTCGCCGCCCGCCTTCTCGATGTCATCGAACACGATATCCTGCCGCTGACAGCGCGCGGGGTCAGCCTCGGCAACAAGGTTTTCGGCGCGGCGATCCTGCGCAAATCCGACCTGTCGCTGGTGGTGGCCGAGACAAATAATGAGCTGGAAAATCCGCTCTGGCATGGCGAAGTGCACACGCTGAAACGGTTTTATGAACTGGGTGAAAAGCCGAATACCAAGGAACTGATTTTTCTTTCGACCCACGAACCCTGCACCATGTGCATGTCCGCCATCACCTGGGCCGGCTTCGACAATTTCTATTCCTTCTTCAGCCACGAGGATTCCCGCGACGCTTTCGCAATCCCGCATGATCTGAAAATCCTCAAGGAGGTTTTCGGGCTGGAGCCCGGCGGATATCGCCGCAACAATGCCTTCTGGAATTCCTATTTCATTGCCGATCTGGTGGAGGGTGAAGACGATCCGCTGAAGACCACGCTGAAGGCGCAGACGGCCCGGATCAAGGCCGCCTATGACGATCTTTCCACCAGCTACCAGTCCTCAAAGGGTGACAATGACATTCCGCTCAATTGA
- the cobA gene encoding uroporphyrinogen-III C-methyltransferase has translation MHKGHDFSAAGDRLSTFPAFFRVEGRLVAVFGNGDEAFAKVRLLANTDAHIVAYADQPEVDFRRYLQENSIDHRALGFESRLIDGATLVFAATGDEALDREIVSAARTKKIPANAVDQPEFCDFFTPALVARAPVAIAIGTEGAGPVLAQMIRARIDQMLSPSLGKLARLAVQYRDAAEENVPKGALRRNFWRRFFSGAVADAVALGDTSSAREAADRLLQSPERSEGRVWLVGAGPGAEDLLTLRAQRVLMEADVIVYDALVPQAIVDMGRRDAERLSVGKRKGCHTKSQEEINRLLVCLGKDGKRVVRLKSGDPLVYGRAGEEMAALRNAGIGYEIVPGITSAFAAAADFELPLTLRGVASSLIFTTGHDLTGDVLPDWARLAVSGATIAVYMGRSVAASVATRLIEAGLGVETTVAVIENASRADRRLLHGTLNDLPDLEHRDELTGPVMVIIGDAVAGANFDRSEALALAARPANLKREYANG, from the coding sequence ATGCACAAAGGACATGATTTTTCCGCTGCTGGCGACCGCCTTTCAACCTTCCCTGCCTTCTTCCGGGTTGAGGGACGGCTGGTCGCTGTTTTCGGAAATGGAGACGAGGCTTTCGCCAAGGTAAGGCTTCTCGCCAACACTGATGCGCATATCGTCGCCTATGCCGATCAGCCGGAAGTGGATTTTAGACGTTATCTCCAGGAAAACAGCATTGATCATCGGGCATTGGGTTTTGAAAGCCGCCTGATCGACGGTGCAACGCTGGTTTTTGCCGCGACTGGTGACGAGGCGCTGGACCGTGAGATCGTTTCTGCGGCGCGTACAAAGAAAATCCCTGCCAATGCGGTGGATCAGCCGGAATTCTGCGATTTCTTCACGCCGGCGCTGGTCGCCCGCGCGCCTGTCGCCATTGCCATCGGCACGGAAGGGGCGGGGCCTGTTCTTGCCCAGATGATCCGCGCGCGCATCGATCAGATGCTGTCGCCGTCGCTCGGCAAGCTTGCGCGTCTTGCCGTGCAATATCGCGACGCAGCCGAAGAAAACGTGCCGAAGGGCGCCTTGCGGCGCAATTTCTGGCGACGGTTCTTTTCCGGTGCAGTCGCGGATGCCGTGGCTCTTGGCGATACGTCTTCAGCACGTGAAGCCGCTGATCGTCTGCTGCAATCGCCTGAGCGCAGCGAAGGCCGCGTCTGGCTGGTTGGTGCCGGTCCGGGGGCGGAAGATTTGCTGACATTGCGCGCCCAGCGCGTGCTGATGGAAGCCGATGTGATCGTCTATGATGCACTTGTGCCGCAGGCGATTGTCGATATGGGTCGCCGCGACGCCGAACGTCTCTCCGTCGGCAAGCGCAAGGGCTGCCACACGAAATCGCAGGAAGAGATCAACCGCCTGCTGGTGTGCCTCGGCAAGGATGGTAAGCGTGTCGTGCGCCTCAAATCCGGCGATCCGCTGGTCTATGGCCGGGCGGGTGAGGAAATGGCGGCGCTGCGTAACGCCGGTATCGGTTATGAGATCGTGCCCGGCATAACCTCCGCCTTCGCTGCCGCTGCGGATTTCGAATTGCCGCTGACGCTGCGGGGTGTCGCTTCGTCGCTGATTTTCACCACCGGCCATGATCTGACCGGCGATGTTCTGCCCGACTGGGCCCGTCTTGCCGTCTCCGGCGCGACCATTGCCGTCTATATGGGCCGCAGCGTCGCCGCTTCGGTTGCGACAAGGCTGATCGAGGCGGGGCTCGGCGTGGAAACGACAGTCGCCGTCATCGAAAACGCCAGCCGCGCGGATCGCCGCCTGCTGCATGGCACATTGAACGATCTGCCCGACCTCGAACATCGCGATGAGTTGACCGGCCCGGTCATGGTCATCATCGGCGATGCGGTGGCGGGCGCCAATTTCGACAGGTCCGAGGCGCTTGCGCTTGCCGCAAGGCCGGCGAACCTCAAACGGGAGTATGCAAATGGCTGA
- a CDS encoding DUF2849 domain-containing protein, translating to MADKVLTANRLSDGIAVWLDANGEWTENLQGAIVARHAEAVASFEEIGKRDFSANKVVDVAVIDVVEENGKLWPTRLRERIRAAGPTVHYATGFKPADAAFIAV from the coding sequence ATGGCTGACAAGGTTTTGACCGCCAACCGCCTGAGCGACGGTATCGCCGTCTGGCTCGACGCCAATGGCGAATGGACGGAGAACCTGCAGGGGGCGATCGTGGCCCGCCATGCGGAGGCCGTCGCCTCGTTCGAGGAAATCGGCAAGCGGGATTTTTCCGCCAACAAGGTCGTTGATGTGGCCGTCATCGATGTCGTCGAGGAGAACGGCAAGCTCTGGCCGACCCGTCTTCGCGAACGCATTCGCGCTGCCGGCCCAACCGTGCACTATGCCACCGGCTTCAAGCCGGCCGATGCAGCATTCATCGCAGTCTGA
- a CDS encoding nitrite/sulfite reductase, producing the protein MYRYDEFDHAFVEGRVAQFRDQVERRLSGELAEDAFKPLRLMNGVYLQLHAYMLRVAIPYGTLNSKQMRMLAHIARKYDRGYGHFTTRQNIQYNWPRLSDTPDILSELASVEMHALQTSGNCIRNVTADHFAGAAADEVADPRPYAEILRQWSSVHPEFSFLPRKFKIAVTGAERDRAAIQVHDIGLHLKKNDKGEIGFAVYVGGGQGRTPMIAKKIRDFLPEEDLLSYTTAIMRVYNLHGRRDNKYKARIKILVHETGAEELARQVEVEFAELKNTELKLPDADIAAITAYFAPPELKDRPEGWESLARWKRADEGFARFVEQNVAPHKHPDYGMVTISLKPIGGIPGDATDEQMELVADIAAEYAFDEIRISHEQNIILPHVALADLEPVYRALVGAGLATANAGLITDIIACPGLDYCALANARSIPLAQEISTRFGAHERQAEIGELKIKISGCINACGHHHVGHIGLLGVEKKGAELYQITLGGSGDENTSIGEIIGRGFEPEKVTDAVETIVDTYLGLRLSKEENFLEAYRRVGPQPFKDALYGSAAEAA; encoded by the coding sequence ATGTACCGTTACGACGAGTTCGATCACGCATTTGTTGAAGGCCGCGTGGCACAGTTTCGCGATCAGGTTGAGCGCCGCTTGTCCGGCGAACTGGCCGAGGATGCGTTCAAGCCGCTGCGCCTGATGAACGGCGTCTATCTCCAGCTGCATGCCTATATGCTGCGCGTCGCCATTCCCTACGGTACGCTGAATTCCAAGCAGATGCGGATGCTGGCCCATATCGCCCGCAAATATGACCGGGGTTACGGCCACTTCACCACCCGCCAGAACATCCAGTACAACTGGCCGCGTCTTTCCGATACGCCGGATATCCTGTCCGAACTGGCAAGTGTCGAAATGCATGCGCTGCAGACGTCCGGCAACTGCATTCGCAACGTCACCGCCGACCATTTCGCCGGTGCGGCCGCCGATGAGGTCGCCGATCCGCGTCCCTATGCGGAAATCCTGCGTCAGTGGTCTTCCGTGCACCCGGAATTCTCCTTCCTGCCGCGCAAGTTCAAGATCGCGGTGACGGGCGCCGAGCGCGACCGCGCCGCCATTCAGGTTCACGATATCGGCCTGCATCTGAAAAAGAACGACAAGGGTGAGATCGGTTTTGCCGTTTATGTCGGGGGCGGGCAGGGCCGCACGCCGATGATCGCCAAGAAAATCCGCGACTTTCTGCCGGAAGAGGATTTGCTGTCCTACACCACGGCGATCATGCGAGTTTATAATCTGCACGGCCGTCGCGACAACAAATACAAGGCGCGCATCAAGATCCTCGTGCACGAGACCGGTGCGGAAGAACTGGCCCGCCAGGTCGAGGTGGAATTCGCGGAACTGAAGAACACCGAGCTGAAACTGCCAGATGCCGATATCGCGGCAATCACCGCTTATTTCGCGCCGCCGGAACTGAAGGACCGCCCCGAGGGTTGGGAAAGCCTGGCGCGCTGGAAGCGGGCCGATGAAGGTTTTGCCCGCTTCGTCGAGCAGAACGTCGCACCGCATAAGCACCCGGACTATGGCATGGTGACGATCTCGCTGAAACCGATTGGCGGCATTCCGGGCGATGCGACCGATGAGCAGATGGAACTCGTCGCCGATATCGCCGCAGAATATGCCTTTGACGAAATCCGCATCAGCCACGAGCAGAATATCATCCTGCCGCATGTGGCGCTGGCTGATCTCGAACCGGTCTATCGCGCGCTTGTCGGCGCGGGGCTGGCCACCGCCAATGCCGGGCTGATCACCGATATCATTGCCTGTCCCGGGCTGGACTATTGCGCGCTCGCCAATGCGCGCTCCATTCCGCTGGCGCAGGAAATCTCCACCCGCTTTGGTGCGCATGAGCGTCAGGCGGAAATTGGCGAGCTGAAGATCAAGATTTCCGGCTGCATCAATGCTTGTGGTCACCACCATGTTGGCCATATCGGCCTTCTGGGCGTGGAGAAAAAAGGTGCGGAGCTCTACCAGATCACGCTTGGCGGATCGGGCGATGAAAACACCTCGATCGGCGAGATCATCGGCCGTGGCTTCGAGCCGGAAAAAGTGACCGATGCGGTGGAAACCATCGTCGACACCTATCTTGGTCTTCGCCTTTCGAAGGAAGAGAACTTCCTCGAAGCCTATCGCCGCGTCGGACCGCAGCCTTTCAAGGATGCGCTCTACGGTTCCGCAGCCGAAGCCGCCTGA
- a CDS encoding DUF934 domain-containing protein, translated as MTKIWNRDGFVKNDPWVIETEEVKATAEQRPLLPFADFLVRAAESNDIGLGVLIAPADDVTRLEPYLDRIELVAVSFPAFNDGRGFSHASLLRSRLGFTGEVRAVGDVLIDQVPLMLRTGFTSFAVTNGTAIRRLSENRLPEIPVYYQPTARQAAGGETYSWRRRAAG; from the coding sequence ATGACGAAAATCTGGAACCGCGACGGTTTCGTGAAAAATGATCCCTGGGTGATTGAAACGGAAGAAGTGAAGGCGACAGCCGAGCAGAGGCCCTTGCTGCCGTTTGCCGATTTCCTCGTCCGCGCTGCCGAGAGCAACGATATCGGCCTTGGCGTTCTCATCGCGCCCGCCGACGATGTCACCCGGCTTGAGCCTTATCTCGACCGTATCGAGCTTGTTGCCGTGAGCTTCCCGGCCTTCAATGACGGCCGTGGTTTCAGCCACGCCTCGCTGCTGCGCAGCCGTCTTGGCTTTACAGGCGAGGTGAGGGCTGTCGGCGATGTGCTGATCGATCAGGTGCCGCTGATGTTGCGCACGGGCTTTACCAGCTTTGCGGTGACGAACGGCACGGCGATCCGTCGCCTGTCTGAAAATCGCCTGCCGGAAATTCCGGTCTATTACCAGCCGACGGCCAGACAGGCCGCTGGCGGAGAGACCTATAGCTGGCGCCGCCGTGCGGCCGGTTAA
- a CDS encoding ferredoxin--NADP reductase, whose translation MNAPAKTEDFAIKIPDGVYAETVLSVEHYTDHLFRFRMTRPAGFRFRSGEFAMIGLMVGEKPIYRAYSIASPAWDEELEFFSIKVPDGPLTSHLQAIKPGDTVLMRKKPTGTLVLDALTPGRRLYMFSTGTGIAPFASLIRDPETYEKFEEVILTHTCRDVAELKYGFDLVEEIRNHEFLNEIVGDKLKHYATVTREDYPFKGRITTLIENGKLFADLGVPALDPEIDRGMICGSSAMLKDTKELLEKAGLNEGANNKPAEFVIERAFVG comes from the coding sequence ATGAACGCGCCAGCCAAGACGGAAGATTTCGCGATCAAGATACCTGATGGTGTTTACGCCGAGACGGTTTTATCGGTGGAGCACTATACGGACCACCTGTTCCGTTTCCGCATGACGCGTCCGGCCGGTTTCCGTTTCCGCTCCGGCGAATTCGCCATGATCGGCCTGATGGTCGGTGAAAAGCCGATCTATCGCGCCTACTCCATCGCCAGCCCCGCCTGGGATGAGGAACTGGAATTCTTCTCGATCAAGGTTCCGGATGGCCCACTGACCTCGCATCTTCAGGCGATCAAGCCCGGCGATACCGTGCTGATGCGCAAGAAGCCGACAGGCACGCTGGTTCTGGATGCGCTGACGCCCGGCAGGCGGCTTTACATGTTCTCCACCGGCACCGGCATCGCGCCTTTCGCGAGCCTGATCCGTGATCCGGAAACCTATGAGAAGTTCGAGGAAGTCATCCTTACCCATACCTGCCGCGACGTGGCCGAACTGAAATACGGCTTCGATCTGGTCGAGGAAATCCGCAACCACGAATTCCTGAACGAGATCGTCGGCGACAAGCTGAAGCATTATGCAACGGTCACCCGCGAGGATTATCCCTTCAAGGGCCGTATCACCACGCTGATCGAGAACGGCAAGCTGTTTGCGGATCTCGGCGTTCCGGCACTCGATCCCGAAATCGATCGCGGCATGATCTGCGGTTCTTCCGCGATGCTCAAGGACACCAAGGAACTGCTTGAAAAGGCGGGGCTCAATGAAGGCGCCAACAACAAGCCAGCCGAGTTCGTGATCGAGCGTGCTTTTGTCGGCTGA
- a CDS encoding MFS transporter, translating into MTLCQYRAYFGACSMTTIGISASKANIPSGGLPRSGLSDRTLFALAALNFFLADARDGLGPFLDAFLATKGWSSLSLGLIATVGGLVGLLATPLCGALVDGTVWKRTLIAVPVVLVTIGALITLIFPDVWIVWTGQIMTAVVGAVVGPALAGLTLGLVGERLFSRQISRNEFWNHGGNFASLFATYVAVSFFGLHGVIGLMLLTAAGALVAAAAIDPDRIDHKVARGLGEDKGEPGPSGINVLFHERGLILLAVILLIFHFGNAPMGRLLAQDFAIELQTPFRTTAIITGVAQFAMIFVAAMAPFLIRRFGLATVFLIALAALPIRGFLASAFTDFWVIFPVQFLDGIGAGLLGIVTPVAVERILKGTGRFNVGLASVMMVQGIGASFSNVVAGWLVTKGGYALSHLVGGGIAAIAIALFLVYRNEIAPRQNDEIAAK; encoded by the coding sequence GTGACCCTGTGCCAATATCGGGCATATTTCGGAGCTTGTTCCATGACGACTATCGGCATTTCGGCATCAAAGGCTAACATCCCTTCCGGGGGGCTGCCGCGCAGCGGTTTGTCCGACCGCACGCTCTTTGCGCTGGCGGCGCTGAACTTCTTTCTTGCCGATGCGCGTGACGGACTTGGGCCGTTTCTGGATGCCTTTCTGGCCACCAAGGGTTGGTCATCGCTTTCGCTTGGTTTGATTGCAACAGTCGGCGGGCTGGTCGGCCTTCTGGCGACACCCCTGTGCGGTGCCCTCGTCGATGGCACGGTGTGGAAACGGACGCTGATCGCGGTGCCTGTCGTTCTGGTGACCATCGGGGCGCTCATTACGCTCATCTTTCCCGATGTCTGGATTGTCTGGACCGGCCAGATCATGACCGCAGTGGTCGGCGCGGTGGTCGGTCCCGCCCTCGCCGGGCTGACACTAGGCCTTGTGGGCGAACGCCTGTTTTCCCGGCAGATTTCGCGAAACGAGTTCTGGAACCACGGCGGCAACTTTGCCTCGCTTTTCGCCACCTATGTTGCCGTTTCCTTCTTCGGCCTGCATGGCGTCATCGGTCTCATGTTGTTGACAGCGGCGGGAGCACTTGTTGCCGCGGCCGCAATCGACCCTGACAGGATCGATCACAAGGTTGCGCGCGGTCTGGGTGAAGATAAGGGTGAACCTGGCCCCTCCGGCATCAATGTACTGTTTCACGAACGCGGATTGATCCTGCTCGCCGTCATCCTGCTCATCTTCCATTTCGGCAATGCGCCGATGGGGCGGCTTCTGGCCCAGGATTTTGCAATCGAATTGCAGACGCCGTTCCGCACCACCGCCATCATCACCGGCGTCGCGCAGTTTGCCATGATCTTTGTCGCTGCCATGGCGCCTTTTCTCATACGCCGTTTCGGCCTTGCCACGGTCTTTCTCATTGCGCTCGCAGCATTGCCGATCCGTGGGTTTCTTGCATCCGCTTTCACGGATTTCTGGGTTATTTTCCCCGTGCAGTTTCTCGACGGTATCGGCGCGGGCCTTTTGGGGATTGTGACGCCGGTGGCTGTGGAGCGAATCCTGAAAGGCACCGGGCGTTTCAACGTCGGTCTCGCCAGCGTGATGATGGTGCAGGGTATTGGCGCTTCGTTCAGCAATGTCGTTGCGGGCTGGCTGGTGACGAAAGGCGGTTATGCCCTGTCACATCTGGTTGGCGGCGGCATTGCGGCCATCGCCATCGCCCTGTTCCTTGTCTACAGGAATGAGATCGCGCCAAGGCAGAATGACGAGATCGCCGCCAAATAA
- a CDS encoding endonuclease/exonuclease/phosphatase family protein encodes MRLICLNGWGGKLHDELVSYIAASDPDILCLQEVIHTPAAMQEWLIYRDHGIDLPQRADFLQDVAKALPDHLAVFCPAAQGDLWDGEMRYPSQWGLATFVRKSIAIVAQAQGFVHGAFSADGYGDHPRSRTGHAIRVFDFTTRKPVVIAHMHGLRELDGKQDTPARLAQAERLVQLVRNIAEDGDRVIVCGDFNVLPDSETFAVLKTLDLVELVTTRGFTDTRTSHYTKQNRYADYMLVNPAVKVDHFHVVTQPEVSDHCPLVLEFS; translated from the coding sequence ATGCGTCTGATCTGCCTGAACGGTTGGGGCGGAAAGCTCCATGACGAGCTCGTTTCCTATATTGCCGCGTCCGATCCCGATATTCTGTGTCTCCAGGAAGTCATTCATACTCCGGCGGCCATGCAGGAGTGGCTGATCTATCGCGATCACGGCATTGACCTGCCGCAGAGGGCGGATTTCCTGCAGGATGTCGCAAAGGCCCTGCCCGATCATCTGGCTGTGTTCTGCCCGGCAGCGCAGGGTGATCTGTGGGATGGTGAGATGCGGTATCCTTCCCAGTGGGGGCTGGCGACCTTCGTGCGCAAATCCATTGCCATTGTCGCGCAGGCGCAGGGTTTCGTGCATGGCGCCTTTTCCGCGGACGGATATGGCGATCATCCTCGCTCGCGCACCGGCCATGCCATTCGTGTCTTTGATTTCACGACCCGTAAACCCGTCGTCATCGCCCATATGCATGGCCTGCGGGAACTCGATGGCAAACAGGATACACCTGCCCGTCTGGCGCAGGCAGAACGCCTCGTCCAGCTCGTCAGAAACATCGCCGAGGATGGCGACCGGGTCATCGTCTGTGGCGATTTTAATGTTCTGCCCGATAGTGAGACATTCGCCGTGCTGAAGACGCTGGACCTCGTCGAACTCGTCACGACACGCGGCTTTACCGACACGCGGACATCGCACTACACGAAACAAAATCGTTATGCGGACTACATGCTGGTCAATCCGGCCGTGAAGGTCGATCACTTCCATGTCGTGACGCAGCCGGAAGTCTCGGATCATTGCCCGCTGGTTCTTGAGTTCAGCTGA